The genomic interval CGCAGAGGTCAGAATAAGCTTTTATTAAAGGAGTTATGGCTCAGTTAATACATTGattattgatattattaaaaaacagtttttgatgTTTGAAATATTCCAGATTCTTCACCAGGCATCATGTCCACATCATCTTTGTCCCTCTCTGAGGACAATGTAAAGAGGCGGTTTTGTAGAGAGTCATTAAGCCTGAGCAGCAGAGGCTCGTACAGTGTCTGTTGGAGGTGGAGTGGTGATGGATCGGAGAGCCCAAACGAACAGGGCAGTTGTGGCAACCGCTGTTTGTCCAGGGGTGACAGCCTCGAAGAGTGGATGAGCCCTCCGCTGCCAGGTCAAGTTCCTGTTGAGCCAACAGAGACTTCAAATGGCCGAACTGCCCAGGGTGCCATGGAGTCTTCTCCTGTGAACAAGAGCTCAACAGGTGAGATTTAAATGAGGCTGGGCCGTGTAAAGTGTACAGATCAATTGTACTTGCGCTGTCTGACACACACCCGAAACACCCGCTTCTCAGACAGCATACAATCCCGaaaacaatttttgttttgCGACTTATTGTGCGTGAATTGTCgaataaacacaaaattgtcaaaatgtcctGGCGAGTATTACAGAGTCAGTTATGTCATTAATAAGACATtactatgtatttattaaaagttttaaatataaatatgtattaaatctattttaaaatatggccCATGTGATCTTTGCCATTACCAGAACTGAGCCACATGTGCCAGAGTTGGCCAAATGAAGCCTGGAAATGTATATTctctttttaataaaagatcAGATTAtgataattgtgaaataaaatgacttaattaatattgtgaaataagattttggGACATTTATACAGGCATTAAGCAGAAGTCAGGCGGATAGCTTGGAAATATTTCCATTACTTTGGATTTGTAACATTACAGTTAAgaatttaacagtaaaatataagTGATGTCATTCTATCATTGCTTAATTTGAGGTCAGAGATGTTTCTAATAGTTGTGTTTTCTatcatttttcttcatttcagAAAAACCTACAGAATGGAGGAAGAGGAAAAGATTTCGATCTTTCTTGAAGATGCTGTGGAAGGCCATGAAGAGTCCTTTCAGCTGCTGTTGCCACAGTAGTGCTGTGGATGTTGTGGAGCCTTTTGTCCCTCCACCAGATCTGGAGCCGTCACCTGATCCTGAGCCGTCACCTGATCACTCCAGAGTCAAGACAAATAATGGTGAATCGCCAGTCATTATTTCttcaacattattttaaacagtattgttgtcttgttttccactaAAAATATCCTAAggcttgttttcagagaatattaatattattttctcgACACAACCAGCactgatatttttaaaacaaaacaattttctaGGAAgctcatatttttctgtttgttttcagagTCCTTTGAGTCTCTCTTTAACGTGGGAGAGATGATTGGATCCGGAGGATTTGGCAGGGTGTACGAGGGGACACGCAAATTTGATGGCAAAAAGGTAAATCTTACCgaattgtaaaacattttgctCTTGCATgcatcaaaacatatttaagacatttaacAGATGGTTTAATACTTGGTGCAAGGTCAGCTGCTTGAATACTTTTACTGTTATtgaattcttttttcttttttttttcaggttgccATCAAGCGGATACGCAAGACTGCCAACAACCGTTATCTTGATATTGTAAGTTGGCCAAAACCTGAATGTGCGTTTAGTTGTTTAAGTGCTGATTACTGTAGTTAATACACCTGTAGGAAGCATTAGGTGTGAATATAATAGACAAATAAGCCTAGAAGCACCAAATAACTTTGAGCTGAAAAGGCTCTGTTGAACACATCTACAAAGATCAaagaaaagtacatttaaaaattatgttttcttCAGATTTTTACCCAGCTAACCTTCTGTCTGCTACTTTTCTCTAGCCTGGGCATCCCGAACCTCTCGTTACAGAAGTGGCGCTGCTGCTAATGATGAGGCGAGAACCCATAAGCCCCTACATCATACAACTGTACAATTGGTTTGAACATCCTCGAAAATTCACTCTGGTTATGGAGTACCCTGAACCCTGCGAGAGCTTGCTGGACTTCATCATTCGTCATCCTCAACTGGACGAAACAACAGCACGGGTCATCATGCGACAGGCTGTGCTGGCAGTACAACACTGCATTGAGCATTGCGTTTTTCATAATGATGTTCATGCGCAGAACTTCCTGTTGAAGAAAAACACGTTAGAGCTCAAGCTGATAGACTTTGGCTGCGGTCAGCTGTTTAGTAGCGATGGCTACGAGAGCAACATAtaccttggtgagcattttgAGAGTGTGGAAACCTGAATGTAGTGACTTACTGATTATTTGacgcttttaaaaaaatccttaacAATGTGCAAATGTCTGCTTACAGGATTACTGGATTACTGCCCACCTGAAGTCTTCGCAGAACCGAGATTCCACGCCGTCGCAGCGAACGTCTGGGCTCTAGGAGTGTTGTTGTACGAGATGGTGAACACATGTTCTCCTTTTTGGGATAGAATGGAAATCAAACAAGCTAAAGTTACATTTCAGAACACCAACTTATCCAAAGGTGAGTGAATAATATTGATAACATTgatcaacacacacataaagcaaAGGCTCTGCACAGAAActgttaaaggtgaagtatgtaagatttttttatatatagctcAATGTATAgcgagagtttggggcgtggctactgtagccgATGGAGTCATGGgaaaataaattcagctttagtTACAGCAGTGAAAGGCAAAACTCGCTGCATTAATAACATGAAAGATTAAACGGATCATGAACACGTCACAATGAACAGAGTATTGTGATGCTATGCGCTACAAAGCATGCTTCAGTATCATACAGCATCTTCATGCACCCGATAAAGTTTCATAAAGACAAATgcaacacagctaaaagtattCCTAATATGTTGGACCTGAAACATGCCTTCATAAGAACCAGTAAGAGCTGCGTTTGTGATGTTTAAGTTGTGGAAGACGTGATGCGCGAAAGGGACGTTTGCAAGGGTTTtcgaaaatgttttattttgtaattccgCTGTAGGTGCCACTAGTGTCgcagaaactacatacttcacttttaaagtaaagataaggaacattttacattatattaatcatGTTGTAGGTGCTGTTTTCATAGATGCCAAGTCACATGGTCATGACTAACCAGCTCTCTCCTTATTAAAATTTGTACAGAATGCAGTGATCTGATTAGCCAGTGCCTAACCCGGGATCCAACTAAACGGCCGACATTAGAGCAGATCTTACAACATCAATGGATTAGAAATGATCTAGATTGGAGAAGCTCAGGAGATTCACTCGATCAGTGATTTCAGGTGTGAGGAAGTGTAACAGACAGAGTAGGATTATTATCATTTGTGTTCAATTCTAGATGATTTGTAGTGAGattgtaatttgtttttcattgtaatGTTCTTGTTATAGTTCAGTcaagtttaatttatataaggctttatacaatacagattgtttcaaagcagcttcaaacaggaaaataacagaatcagtgatgcaaacagaatcAGTTCTGTTGTAAATTAGCTCTAGAAACATTCATGAGTTGACTTGTTCATATAATCTTTGTATTGGATAGGAAATAACATGCTTGCTGTCCTTGGTGGAGGACTTGAGCTCGAGGCTTGACCCGAAGCCTGAAGTCCAACCCCAACCTGACAGGAACTCAAGCCGCCACACCAGAGATCAGAGCCTGTCCACGTCTGAGCAAGAACAGAGAGACTGCAAGACATCAATTCATCACAGAcacatttgctttgtttttaagTCAAATCAagacatctttatttatatagcacttttttatATGACCaatctgtatatatgtatatatataatctgtATATGATCCCtttgaataaatgcttttaATGAATACAAAAGGAGAAATGCTTTTAAACAGTCTGCTTCATTTAAACAGGTGCACCATTCCTTTAAGATAAGTTTCAGTACCAGCACTTAACATTGATTAATTACATTTGATTTCTGTACACAATGCTAAAgtaagggtaacactttatttccatGGTCCTCTTTTGACACATCTATACTAACATCTTTATCTAtactaactataaataactttgcaactacatgtcaactaactagAGTTTTGGtaaactgtctgcttaatatctgctaacactttattttgatgattccTAAACATTCAACTGACTATAAGTAGCTTTGCAACTATTTTtctgtcaacttattctacatAAACTAACCCTAACCGAACAGtttactacagtctactaatactttaatgagagttagttgacatgtagttgcaaagttgcttatagctaatagaatgtctgttgaggaaccatcaaaataatgtgtaatcaacataaataatattaactaacAGTGAGGAATACATGTTACATGTTAAACTATAgctgtttattgttagttcatgttagctcagttGCAATTAAAAGATACaagttttgatttaaaaaatatattacattgagattaataaatgcttcagaagtttaatgtattatgtttatgtcaattcaCCTTTATTAGTGCTTTattcaatacagattgttttaaagcagctttacagtgataacaggaaaataattattcagtgatgcaaacagttcatttcggctgtacagcagctctaaaagaagttggtgtcattgttcagtgttgattcagttccgttGTAAAGATCGTCAATTAATAAATTAGTTAATTTCATCTATAAATGTTGCTCAAATTAGCTCAAATGggaaatgttaataattatttgtaaCTTGGTATGATTAATTAcgaatatttggatcagttaaacggattaacttgatgtagctacattaacattacaatcaattaatcagttTGTCAGTATTGATCATTATtggtatttttcatggccacagataaataattctttcttagcATTTACAATGCTCAGAGCGTGAAACAAGATCAATCATTTAAGTGACATTTATCTGCAGGcagggagtcagaaccaaattatgtattgtgcacaagattattaactaaatcatgaACAACaaatccaaacacacacaatcacacatacagtacatgggTAAAATGGGAAATGAAAGAATGAACCAAAAAATGGAAACAGGGAATGAGGCTATGGAAAAGAGTTATTTACCATGAAAAGAACCATCAGCTTATTATTTTCAGAGCACCTCATTAAATGTATGATACTTGCATGGCTGTTTGCAGTGGAGGCAGTTTGTGAAGTTCCTGAACAAGGATTGTGATGATTCCATGAGTTTCAGTCAATTTCTTCTGCGTCGAATGAAGAAGTTGTGATGAACTTGCATGGTTAGTTCAACTCTGTTCTTGTTGAGGGAGAGAGAGTTCTCTTTCGAAGGGAACTCTACTCTGCTTTTGAaatgctatggggaacgtcacacgtgaacagatgtctgaaagccaagtatcaaatctctccaatcctattggccggcgacagcctatgacgtcatcatagtgcgacccggaagtatataaggagtaCCTAGAGAATCAATCAGTATCTTTTCATCTTTCAGGACTGTTGTGTCTGATCGCTTTGCAATCGAATCTGGTAAGGAATATTTTCTATCATGTCTGACAAAGGTTTCATGAAGTGTGCGCAGAGGCAGAGCGGCGGCTGAAATCATGAGGCTTGCAGGTGGAGCTCGCTGAGGAGTTTGAGAGGCGTTAATCTTTCTCAGCCCCCAGCGGCTGGCGGGGATGAGCTGCTGGATGACGATGACGTCCTTTCTTTGACGTCATCGGATCCAGCAGCGAGTGCTCTTTTGGCTGATAGCGccagagagcaggagatggtgGTTGAAGAACAAGCAGGTGAGCCTGCTGGTTCTTCTAAGCCTCCCTGCCCTGCGTATGCTGAGCTGCTGGAGGTTATGGAGTGCGCTTctggcaggctgcagctgcctTGGGAGCACGTTAGGAAAGAAACCGCACGCGGACGGATTGACGAGCGGTTCCTTTCCGGCCATGGCCCTGCAACTcccgtgagccttccattccttcccgATCTTCATGttgagatcgagaaggcatggaaaaACCCGTATTCGGCTCGTATTCATCGACATCAGCGAGCGAACTTCGCTGATGTTGAGGGATTgagccagcatgggtatgtgtcaACGCCCCCTATTGATGAAAGATCAATGGCGGcgatggtggccacggagagacatCTGTGGTTGAACCTGGCGGACATCGGGGAGACAGAGAAGGGCTTTCTCCTCGATGCCCCGGTGTCGCCCTCTGAACTTTCTGGCACCTCCGTCGAGGTGGTGGTTGGAAAGTTCAGGGAGGCGAGGGCGCGCTCGGCAGTGTTTAGAACCTGCATCCCGCTCAGATCCGAATCTGGGCCAGGAGGTCCTGGTTCATCTCGAGCTGAGGCTCAGAGACAGGTCCAGAGGTCCAGTGTGGCCGCTCGTGCTCCTCCTCCTCCCAGGAGTAAGTCGCAGAGACGGCGCGACTCgaggaggaagaagcaggaTTTAAGGGAGGTGATCGATCGCAGACGCCAGCAGCGTCGGTAATCGATTCCCTCTCTTTGCGAGGGCGACTTTACACCTGCCCTATTGTCGGCCTCTGGCCGCCTGACGTTGTTTGCTGCTGCTAGCCTAGCTACCTTTGGTTTGATCACTGCCACaacagctatattgcatataCTGTAGGAGTTGTTGCCTCTATCAGTTTGAGCCTCCTTCTAGTATGGTAGCGTGTGTTTTACAAGCGTTGTTGGTAGATGTTCATGAGTTTTGCTCACTTAATATTTCgcactgccacaggtttatgccGTGTCTGTTTGAGGTAGTAGGCCTTTTAGGCCTCCTTCAGACCTTGGTAGCATGTTGTTGTGCCCTTTGTAATTGTAGTTGGTaaattgcctgttggaatgtgtagactTAGCTTAGGTTGTGTTAAGCTAGTTACCCACAACTGTTGGTTGGGTTTAGAGCTGGTCTCCTTTGAGCTTGGTCCCTTTATaccactagctgacgccacgtgttGTTGGAGTTGTAGGCCCCGTTTAGGCCTCCTTTCAAATAGCATGTTGGCACAGTTCTGTGTTGGAATTTGTTTCGCCGCCATTGGCCACGCCTGTCTCTGCTAAATATAGGAGTAGGCCCTCTTTGTGGCCTCTCTCAGAGTATTGTGGCGGACTGTGTACTCCTCTTGTTTAAGAGTAAAAGGTGCATTACTGAGTGTATGGCCTGATGGCTTGTGTGGAGATAATAGCCACTAGCCGATGCCACGTGTCTTAAGTTGTAGGCCTTCTGGGCCTCCTGTAGAAACCTCTTTGTGGCCTCTCAGGGTGAGTTTATTTAGTAAACCTTACATTGGTTGGGTTTTTCTACATTTGCTCCCTTGAGCTTGGTAGCACTtccacgagctgatgccacgtgtctgttTGGATTCTTAGACCTGTCCTGAGGTCTCCTTGGGACGCAATGGCATATGTTCtactcctcttgcttagagAGTAGAAGGTTTTTtactgagttctgctctccgggatgcccgtctctacgctcgggtttgagttgcttactgcCTTTCTGCAGTCGCTCTTACACGctgtcttctctgaagaatgcatTGTTGAGACTCTGTATACAGACAGGTTGCTGGCTAGAGATTAGGTTTTTTGtcagaccaggtcggcctccctggtggcatttgAGGGTGACTATGTCCCCCTTCTAGTGGCTGGGTGGGGTTCCTTTCAGatccctggccacattcccttaaagggaccttCTTTCTTCGGAAGATTTGGTCCCACAAGCCTTGTAGCAGCCTTGGTAGGCTTTctgcggaaggcctctttgaggtttagcttgggctgttggccgtagggaatgctggCACTAACAGCCTTTGTGTGACCTGAGGGTGAGTTGCTCTGGCGTTTCTTTCGAAATTGCTTTtacgtttgtctagccatttggcatgcactcccctcaagcatggcggcgtgggtatatcgttccccatagcgtttcaaATGCAGAGTAGAGTTcccttcgaaagggaacgtctcaggttacgtatgtagcaattctgtacaggtatttaattaatttatgggtgaaatatatgaatataataaatcataaagctttacgATTAATcataatacatatacatataatcaattacatatatgattagttctggtttgataataatttagagaaactattagtttgtccagcaaaccgttagctcttcatagccgattataaaaggaaggtttttctctggccacgagaaagacttcctattctagcatcaatgcgtaaagcaaggatactggatcgaaacgttaaagtgacctgggtttgttgcatgagcaaaaaaaacaatcgagcatgaatataatgtatttaatatatgaaactacggatacagagactatactactaaacatacacaaacaatacacataaatagaaagcgaaagtaaagtcaagaaaacagaggtgatcaaaggaatggcaacttacgaacagttaaaacctttgagagccagcaaggaaactcagcttacacatcgagcttaaaacgctttgaaAAGAATGGTTCtgtacttgcataggttcaggtgctgtggtcgtttcgtgtttctgcaggagtttcggtgcgtgcggctgaagcgattggtccttttccgagaaggtgttcttcggcgggttttcaaacaagggtttaacttaagagtaagataaaatagagaaaaagagtccgtctcctaggtgatgaagagtgaagacttcgggcgacggatgaagagggtttgacaaagaaacttgttgccaaaagatggtcgtcccgaaaagaggggggcgcgtgatggaagcgcggtcgccgagacgtctgggagagacgtgtgttaaatggcgagggacaatcgagagacaaatgagagacacgtgtcattgtgttttaaggacaacagaccagaacgcctcctgggatacatcagccaatgatgagggtgcgattttggcgggcagattctttctttgtctccatttatgacctaatttgcatggtttatgaagtgtcagatctgagtacattttcttcaaagtaccattaaaaatagaagaatgcattttacagtcatgtgacatacattttcaattagtgcATAatgaaagctttacaatgagaccaaacttgtcagatggcaaagacataaaaggggagataccgtttatacttgagttttatcgtttagaagaaaactaatacaactacagtcatagctaagcttatatactagggataaatacatgcacctttaaatacagcgacggctacactttggcacagtcatatttggaggataaatgtacattcacaatctccatgcgtgtttgtgagtgtctgtatgtgtgtgtgtattggggttgtggccggtgtctgtgaccacatgacacttagtcccaccagggtgactctttgaagtctctggagctggtgagaatatgttctgtttttctttactggggtaacaaaggtgccaatggggcaattggtcccggacttgccggagccgattcgtgatttacatgcacagtaaaagcattctgaaatttccaaagttgattgactacgccggatctatccagacgctacacgtatgtaaccatgattccctgagaacagggaacgagactctgcgtttccttgccatgctccggggctgcctgctgaacagtccctcagacgataagatactgactgattctctagacgctccttatatacttctgggtcacgctatgatgacgtcataggctgtcgccggccagtAGGATTGGAGAGATTTGatacttggctttcagacatcggttcacgtgtgacgttccccatagcatttcaaacgcagtgtctcgttccctgttctcagggaaccatggttacatacgtaacctgagacgttctctctctctcttcatgaGTAAGCACATGGCTGGTTGTAGATCGAGGCCTGTCGTCGTGACCGCGCCAACTGGAGAGGCTACGCAGAATGGCTAACAGAAGATGCAGAGAAGCAGGAAGAGCTTATGGTTGCCAGTTCAGTGATGGTAAAGTTGCAATTTCCTTCCGAGTTGAAATGCAGGAATTACAGTCTGACTCTGCTGGGAGAGTCTTCTCTACCGGGTGAAGAGTGAAGACATATCAGGCTTTGCTCAAGGCCTGCCAGTGCCCATGGGCCCCTATGAGTTCCCACACACACATCAACCAGAAGAAGCAGCAGTagaaggaggaagaggaggaggtcACTGAGAAGTTGCCCTTTAACTCTAAGGTACCATCTCCGCAGGTCAGTGAGACAATGCTAACTTAAGCTTTCGGAGGGGAACAGTGATGTCGACGTCCATCTcggttcagttctcatccaacagtgtcagtgcagtccAATCAACAATATTGATCGTTAACTAGTTAGGCTAACTAAGGTTAAAAACACCttgttgtaaaatgttttacaaatgtGTGGGAAACTGTCACACTGTACAACCATGTTAAATAAACTATCATTCATGAAGTTGACgtgatattttattcaaatttcatGTGTCTTTAAAAGCGAGATGACGCTACAACGCTCTTGCCCAAGTATCGAAGCACTCAAGCCGCTGCTCCGTTCCTGTCAGCGATTTGGCCATGAGTATGCCGATTACTTCAGTTACTGTTTAAAAGCGACAGCACAGTCAGGGCTGCAAGAAAGACAGAGAttcaattttttatatttaagtttttgGATATCCGTTTGGAATTATTGCACTCAGGCCTATATCAAGTATCAATCACCCCGTTATTCTAAATCTCAAATAATTCCCTTCATACCTAGTAGTGCCACTCCCGCCCCGCCCCAACAGTCTTAGAGGTAGGGCCGGATTTACCTCATATTGTGAAaggcaaaataaatgttttcccTATATCACACTagtcactgtattttttaaatagttaaacaCCGTGTTGTCAAAGTTGATATTATGGCTTTATATGGTCAGACACTTGCATgattcattatattattaacattccaccaaaatcaagctcaaatagAGTTTTTGACCAGTGAATGTCGGCCCACGTGTTTTGCCCACCCTTAAAATGGCTTTAccgcattactttttcatgaACTTACAGATTATAACGTTTATTGTAGCTATATGGGCACTCAGTTTTCCTGTAGTTTGtccaaaatctcatgttataaaaATGAAGTGCTATGCACATGCTATTTAAGACATTATTGACCATGATTTGACGACAAACGCTTGACTAAAACAGATTTCTCCGCTcctcaaaaacataaaacagtaGTCTTTATATAGATTTTCTGGGGTAAAGAAAacgctgtacttattcaaagaaccagttcttttttttacccctgcaaacaagcagagacacTTGATTGCGGCACTTCATTCACAATAGAGGCCGACAGAACCCATCCCTCCGGGCCGAGTCCTTCCTGTCCTGTGCTGTGCAGCTGACATACCACACATTTACACAGTGACAAAGAATACTCTGGGACTCATAGAAATTTATCAGCAGCCGAGAAGAGAGTCTGACCTGCTTCAGCTTCCTGAGGAGTTGAGTTTGTTGAGCTTTCTTCACCAGGTTGGAAGGTGTTAAGAGCCCAAGTGAGGTCTGCTGTAATGTGGATGCCCAGGAACTTGATGTCATCCACACGCTCCACTTCCACCCTCTGTATGAGCAGTGGAGCATGTGCTGTCCTTCTGAAGTCCACAATAACCTCTTTGGTTTTAGTGGCATTCAAAACCAGATTGTGTTGTGAACACCACAGGGCCAGGTGATGGATCTCCTCTCTGCAGTGGGTCTCATCATTGTCCAATACGAGACCCACTACAGTGGTATCATCGACGAATTTCACAGTGGTGTTCGAGGCATGGATGGGTTGCAGTCGTATGTGAAAAGAGTAAAAAGGGCTGGACTGAGTACGCATCCCTGCAGAGTTCAGAATGAGGGTAGATGATGTATATCCCCTATTCTTACCACTTGTGGTCTTTTTGTTAAAACGTCTCTGATCCATGAACACGGTGAGGTGGGCAGACCTAACTTAAGGAGTTTGTGTACCAGTTTGTGGGGAATTATTGTATTAAACATAGAGCTGAAGTCAACAAATAGCATCCTAACATATGTGTTAGACAGCCCCAGATGGGACAGGGCTGTGAGGAGGGCTGTGGTGACTGCGTCCTCTGTAGATCGGTTCGCCTTGTAAGCAAACTGGTGGCTGTCTAGTTCAGGAGGTATAATGTTCTTAATGTGCTGCAGGATAAGTCTGTGCATAAATCCAGCTCTGCGCTAGGTCCCACTAGTGTTgcagaaactacatacttcaccttttaaattaatgtttttataattcatgGAATTATTAATTTTCAATGAATTTACAGTTTATTGCAATTGACACCCCTTCAATTCAGTGGCCTGGGCCCACCCAATAAATAGTTGGTCATTTTCCAAAAAGATGTCTCATCACACTTTaactttgtttatttagttaaaaGAATGATTTCCATGGTCAATTGCAGGCCGTTTCCTTGTCTCCCCTCTCCCACTtgtcaaaatgaaaagtttgattCGTCAGTTTCTGTTAGTCCCGCCCAGGAAGTGATGGTAAGATTTCCACGTTTGTGGAATGTGGAGTTGAATTtgaaaattatgaaacaaatatgATCGGTCGATACTTTAAACGCCtaatttggatatatatttGGATATGTACTGCTGCAAGAAACCAAGCAATGAAACCGCGCAATTCCCATAACAAGACATTATTATGATGAGATCATCTCCGTGTAGAAAGTAGAAACATTTATAGTGTATAGTTATAGTTAAAAGAttgtaaacattaattcatataGTCGCTGACATGCAGAAACCTCGTATCTACAAATttcgtcatttttattttttctccataaatcattactattggtcacccCTTACGTCTCTaggttgtaaaatatttaaccaatgaaaagtattaaaaagaacttgtgactaaacctcgtaactccattggctcttcaaactgtcagtcaaacctcataactccacaTGCCTCTATCGTGAATGAAGTGCTGCACGCTTTGGAGGGAGATCTCTGCTTGTTTACAATAttagggtaaataaagaactgtttgtttgaataagtacagcgtTTTCTTTACTCGAGAAACTCTCTCTATAAAAACTAGTGTTTGAGGAGCGGAGAGAGTGTCTTAGTCTAGCATTTGTCATCGAGTCATAGCCAGTACTGTCTTAAATAGTCTGTGCGTAGCTTATCTGGTCTGACCATATA from Ctenopharyngodon idella isolate HZGC_01 chromosome 23, HZGC01, whole genome shotgun sequence carries:
- the LOC127506149 gene encoding aurora kinase A-like isoform X18; this encodes MSKAHRGERGASRSRRAASSQTAGQEVWRPGSDDRHQDPLPDQTRTLSQELPGYLTPLPSESVFVSTGQDHWRRKWQSSSQQSPDDGRPSNPFKRPATWSRRDSSPGIMSTSSLSLSEDNVKRRFCRESLSLSSRGSYSVCWRWSGDGSESPNEQGSCGNRCLSRGDSLEEWMSPPLPGQVPVEPTETSNGRTAQGAMESSPVNKSSTEKPTEWRKRKRFRSFLKMLWKAMKSPFSCCCHSSAVDVVEPFVPPPDLEPSADPEPSPDHSRVKTNNESFESLFNVGEMIGSGGFGRVYEGTRKFDGKKVAIKRIRKTANNRYLDIPGHPEPLVTEVALLLMMRREPISPYIIQLYNWFEHPRKFTLVMEYPEPCESLLDFIIRHPQLDETTARVIMRQAVLAVQHCIEHCVFHNDVHAQNFLLKKNTLELKLIDFGCGQLFSSDGYESNIYLGLLDYCPPEVFAEPRFHAVAANVWALGVLLYEMVNTCSPFWDRMEIKQAKVTFQNTNLSKECSDLISQCLTRDPTKRPTLEQILQHQWIRNDLDWRSSGDSLDQ
- the LOC127506149 gene encoding aurora kinase A-like isoform X22 → MSKAHRGERGASRSRRAASSQTAGQEVWRPGSDDRHQDPLPDQTRTLSQELPGYLTPLPSESVFVSTGQDHWRRKWQSSSQQSPDDGRPSNPFKRPATWSRRDSSPGIMSTSSLSLSEDNVKRRFCRESLSLSSRGSYSVCWRWSGDGSESPNEQGSCGNRCLSRGDSLEEWMSPPLPGQVPVEPTETSNGRTAQGAMESSPVNKSSTEKPTEWRKRKRFRSFLKMLWKAMKSPFSCCCHSSAVDVVEPFVPPPDLEPSPDPEPSPDHSRVKTNNESFESLFNVGEMIGSGGFGRVYEGTRKFDGKKVAIKRIRKTANNRYLDIPGHPEPLVTEVALLLMMRREPISPYIIQLYNWFEHPRKFTLVMEYPEPCESLLDFIIRHPQLDETTARVIMRQAVLAVQHCIEHCVFHNDVHAQNFLLKKNTLELKLIDFGCGQLFSSDGYESNIYLGLLDYCPPEVFAEPRFHAVAANVWALGVLLYEMVNTCSPFWDRMEIKQAKVTFQNTNLSKECSDLISQCLTRDPTKRPTLEQILQHQWIRNDLDWRSSGDSLDQ
- the LOC127506149 gene encoding aurora kinase A-like isoform X23, with the protein product MSKAHRGERGASRSRRAASSQTAGQEVWRPGSDECHQDPLPDQTRTLSQDLPGYLTPLPSESVFVSTGQDHWRRKWQSSSQQSPDDGRPSNPFKRPATWSRRDSSPGIMSTSSLSLSEDNVKRRFCRESLSLSSRGSYSVCWRWSGDGSESPNEQGSCGNRCLSRGDSLEEWMSPPLPGQVPVEPTETSNGRTAQGAMESSPVNKSSTEKPTEWRKRKRFRSFLKMLWKAMKSPFSCCCHSSAVDVVEPFVPPPDLEPSPDPEPSPDHSRVKTNNESFESLFNVGEMIGSGGFGRVYEGTRKFDGKKVAIKRIRKTANNRYLDIPGHPEPLVTEVALLLMMRREPISPYIIQLYNWFEHPRKFTLVMEYPEPCESLLDFIIRHPQLDETTARVIMRQAVLAVQHCIEHCVFHNDVHAQNFLLKKNTLELKLIDFGCGQLFSSDGYESNIYLGLLDYCPPEVFAEPRFHAVAANVWALGVLLYEMVNTCSPFWDRMEIKQAKVTFQNTNLSKECSDLISQCLTRDPTKRPTLEQILQHQWIRNDLDWRSSGDSLDQ